Sequence from the Zeugodacus cucurbitae isolate PBARC_wt_2022May chromosome 2, idZeuCucr1.2, whole genome shotgun sequence genome:
ATAGAGCGCATACAAACGGAGGATCGATTCGTTAGTTACTTTCTGCAAAGGAACCATGCTTCCGATTGCGTTGATGAAGATTTAGCGAAGAACTTCAAATTGCCCTTCATGCAGTTGAACGAGAGTAAGCGTGTGTATGTACGTGGCACTGGCAATAGCATCTTATTGGTCATATTATGTATTAGTCGACTCACCGATAAGGATTTCCTGCTGAAATTCGCTAAACAATTGCAACACATACGCTCCAGACGCATTCTGGTTATACATAATGACAAACTGGCCGCAAGTACTCGAACGGAAATCGAGACTTTCTTCCGTAACTGCATGCAAGTGAAATTTCTGCATGTTATACTCGTACATCGCGATTTCACTGAGACAAACGTCTTTCACTCGCTGAATCAATTTCCCGAATTTGAGTTAGAAACTCGTGATCTTCGTACCACAGCGTCAATCTATCCGAACCGCTTCGTCAATGCAAAGGAAAAGAAGTTATCTGTATTGGCTGATCAAATCGAGCCCATTACCATGTTGTACGAAAAGGGTGATACTCTCATCCTAGAAGGCTACATCGGCTACTTTATGAAAGCATTCGCCTTGAAGTATAACTTTCGTCTGTGGTTGCCTATCGTATACGAACCGTCTATTGTGCGTGTTATTTCTATGGAAGAGATACGGCAGGCAGCACGCAACGGTTCCATCGATGTGGGCGCAAGTTTATCCACACCGCAGAAGGAGGCGAACTTGCACGAGTACATCTATCCGATAGAGTTTTTCCAGTGGCTGACTATGCTGCCGGTGGAACCACCACTGGAAACATACTACTTTTTCATCTCCATCTTTAGTCCCACATCTTTAATTGGTATATTTTTGTTCTCTTATTGTGTGTGCGTTCTATATGGTTTACAGTTGAAATTGCGTCGTAAAACTCTATACTGGAATCGTGCATTATTGTTGCTACTTTTAATGCCATGGCATCTGGACTTACTTCGCGGTCTACTGAATCAATCAACCGCTATGCGTTTGAATTCCGTTACTCGACGTATTATTTTCATACTCGTTTTCGCGCTCGGCGgtactttgaataattttttctccACCAAAATGGTGAACTGGTTGACTGTGCCGCCCCATGAGCAGCCAATTGAGAAATTTAGGGAAGTTGCTGAGCATAATCTGCAGATACAAATCCCAGAACCCGATGTAGCCGAGATTAAATTCTATCGTGGTGAgaagttttggaaaaaatataaccgCGTTTTCAATGTGGTGAAATCGGTTGATGAATTTCAGGAGAATATACGCAAGATGGACACACGTTACGGTTATTTGATGAACACTTTGGTTTGGCCGATAGTTGAACAACGACaaagatatttcaaaaatccTTTATTTCGTTTATCGCAAAATCTTTATTACACCAAGGGCTCACTGCTCAGTCTGCCAATAAGCGAGAATTCCATATACAAAGATCTTTTGAGTAATTTCAGCTTGCGTTCACGCGAATCGGGTCTGTTAGATTATTGGTATAGCAGAACATTCTATACGATGGTCTCCATTGGGCGTTTCAATCTGACAGACCTAAGTAAGAAATATACGCATGAAGTGTTGACCTTGAAGGAGTTCGAATGGGTTTGGATCACCTATGGTGTTGGCATAGGATTGAGCGTTTTGGTTTTTATATTCGAATGGATTTGctataaatttacaaatgcacatataatttagAGCACTACTTctattaattaatgaaatgtgaaataataCACGTATTATTATGTGattgtaaaataaagaaatataaatattttacatttttgtgtctaacttcattttgttttaaaggATTATCCATTTCGAGATTCCCTACTTTTGAAaggaaaaacacagaaaattcaaatttgatggggaatgtttattatcattcgaaagaacattctttgccatttattttttaatttcgacggtTCGATTTACGGCtgcaatattttcttcattgaACAGAGACCGAACCTAACGGCCCTCTcttacaatatatttaatagtATTTAATATGCTGAAAGTTTATAAAACAGGGACCTTCCTCTTTCTTAGGAAATAAACATTGTAGATTTTACTTTATCAATACTTACTTCATCTACGAAACAAAGAATTGTGGTGTTGCGGCTACGCCGAAATTGTTTAAATACTTAGGAAGTCAGTGAGTCATGTGGAAAAGTAAGAAGAACAGGTTGTTAAGGGTTTGTGCAAATTCTCCAAAGTGGGGTATTTGGTCCTTGTCACATATTTTTCACCTTTGATACATGTAGTATTTCAATCTCTTATAGTAGTTTAGTCTCGAAATCAAatctttcatttaaaatatttatcttgATACACAAGCCTTCTATAATTGTACACTCTTACTTCGATTTTCCGGTTACCCAATAAGTTCCCACACCGTTTTACCATACTTgaatttattacaacaaaaaattaagaaacaacACATCTTATATGAACTACCTACTCCTACAACAGGCTTCTGTCGACTCTTCGCACAAAATGTCAATATGAATTTGTAATGGCTCAACTGGCTCCTTTGTTCCAAACATCTTCGATTTTGACTATGTGTTGAACAAACAAATTTGCAACCTTGCGGTTTTTAACAAGAACATCTTGGTACTACAATTCTTCAGAGAGCATGACTggctactatacatatatatgagaatAAGTGCAACAAAAAGAATGCATCTTGTTAGGCacatataaccatatatgtacatatatatacttgtaaatatgtaatgaaTTGACAATTTGTTGAATGCTTGTGacaatgttgcaaaaacacacCGTCAAATCTGATGCTGCGCCGAACTGCATGTTGTACCATTGCAGCAAATGTTTTCAATGTCCGCATTGAGACCTTTCAGTGGCTTCCAGTAGCCGCGCCAATGTGAATGCGAATGTGTACGTGGCAAACGGCGATCGGCAGTCGGCAGTTGATAACCCGCGCGGTGGTATTCCGTGCGCAGAACGTGCAACAACAGGTTACCTACCAATTGACCGTGGTGGTAGTGGTGGCGGTGCCAGTGATTTATGACACTTGTCCGAATTGGCATTGCCaatgttgttgccattgttgtatGCCCCTACTGCTTTCTTTCGACCATTCTGTCGATCTGTTGTACCGTTCGTCGTTGGATATATTTGCAAATTAACAATTCTATTGTATgtgcagcaaaaacaacaaatagcacGAAGTGGAACGGTATGTACGTGTGTAGTAGCTGCTACCGTCGACTTACGGCTGCCGCAAACGGAACGCAATTCAAATGTTCCCAAAGAACCGCATCGGACACCCGCAGCGCGAGAAGTGTCGCATTAGTGAGGGCGGCTGATCTCACTTTGATGTCAATATcaaaatttgcaacaacaaaaaaataagatttgCGAGATTACACCAaatctacataaatacatatagacgTATTTGTGTGGTAGGCAGCCTCGTTACGCTTATCGGCCCAACAATTTCCAGAAGAACAAATGTATGTCACACTGTACAAATATTGGAGGAAATTTATTACTTTCCTAGATAGTTGTTGTCAGTAAAATCTCTTGTGTTGCATATGTTCCAGCTAATCTTATGGAATGTAAAAAATCGTCTGTTCCCACGAAACGGTCACAAACTTATAACTGCAATCTCATGATCACATTCTAAAGCTAAGCGAAACACAAAGAGATGATGACCCGATTCCCCTATCGACGACAATGGAACCGATGTTCCTaacgggggccgatggattgccggccgaactattcaaataaggcgacaaagaactgataaggaattctttgtagaatatggtcggaagaaagcatgcctcacgattggaatctcagtgtactctgcccaatccacaaaaagggagaccccacaatttgcgccaattaccgtggtataaacctcctaaatatcgcttataaggttctatcgagcgtactgtatgaaagactaaagcccaccgttaagCTCCGAGAAAAAGATTTTGTAGACGATTTAtgatcctttgaacattggcaatggcgaataccgcagacgatggaacgaggaGCTATAAGAGTTATCcgacgacattggcatagtgtaagctgacgttgagcaacaccaaaagctccatcaggatcgggaaggacttctccgagccgttcgataccaaacgaggtttcagacaaggtgactcttcaatatattgctgcaaaaaataatacgagctgcagagctaaatagagaaggtacaatcttctataagagtgtacagctactggcgtacgccaatgacatcgatatcattggaaacaacacccgcgctgttagttctgctttttcccgcctggataaggaagcaaagcgaataggtctggtggtgaacgaggacaagacgaaatatcttctgtcatcaaacaaacagtcagcgcattcgcgtcttggctcccacgtcactgttgacagtcataactttgaagttgtagataatttcgtatacctaggaaccagcatcaacaccgaaaataatgtcagccttgaaatccaagaATCACAaaatcaacatccgatgagtcggcactaggagttttcgagagaaaggttttgcggaagacttatggtcccttaaacattggcaacggcgaataccgcagaatatggaatgatgagctgtatgtgttgttcgacgacatagacatagtccagcgaatataaagacagcggctacgctggacgaaagtgccccagctctgaaagttttcgatgcagtacccgctggtggaagccgaggaagagggagacctccgctccgatagaaggaccaggtggagaaggacctgtcttcacttggtattaccaattggcgccaaactgccaaaaggagagatgcgtggcgcgctgttgtggactcggctataaccgcgtaagcggtgtctacgcctgtCAAGAAGTAGAAAGAGAGTACACACCGAGTATTCattgtagtagtagtagtagtgacAACTTGTCtcaaactaattttatttaaaagtagcaTTGAAGAATAGTTATTTAAAAGATTACGAAGTCCCAGTAGAACTGTTTTTATACACATCTCGACACGTCACATTGTTTACAGGGTTAATTTGAATGTGCAGATGTGTAGGTGCAAGGTATGAGTACTCCATGTACTCTAAATCTTGCGCCACGTTTATTGCATAAATAAACTTGATTACGGAATCAGCACAATTGCCGCCACCCACTCGACAGCGTTCAACAAAGTTCAAGCAGCTGGGTGTGGATGGCATGCCACAAATTGCCAGTATCTGGTAACATTCAACTGATAGTAGCAGATTTCACGACTTTCCTGTGTACGAGTTAATATATCAGTACAGTTAGAAGGGTTAGGTAGATAGGCACGAAATGAAGTCAGCGCAGCTGCTAATATAGTTCAAAAGGTGGGCGTTGCACTGCATGAGCAccgaagtgttgttgttgttttatttgactTAAGGTTTTTACAGATATTCCTATATGATATGTTGTTTCAACTTTAATTCCTTTGAACTTCAAATCTCTCTGGtacaattcacaaaaatatatatgcgagGTTAAAATGGCATGGTATGAGCATGTGCGACACTTTATATCAACCTAACGTAGAGTAGTAGTAGTTTTTTAtctattaaagttttattttaattccattAGTATTATTGCTActttattacaattaaatgtTGAAGCATgaagtttatataatttttattaaaaatcatgtTCCAACAGATACTTACCAAAAACATACGGAAACATACAAATCAACAACTAACGCATGCATTTAAAAAGTATAAGGTACAACTGGTGGCTGAACCCTACCACAAAAGTGATACCAATACAACTCAACCAAAAACGTCAATAAACTGAAACCCATGCCGACACCAAAGGCCAGCCAAACCCATTCGAACTCCTTCAAAGTAAGCACCTCATGCTTATGCTCTACGCTGAGATCCTTCAAAGAGAAGCGTTCGAATCTGACCATCAGATAAAAGGTGATATCATACCAGTGACGCAGTAAGCCAGATTCGCGTGACCGCAAGTAAAAATCACTCAAAAGATCCTTGTAGATGGAATTCTCACCTATGGGCAGGCTGAGTAGTGAGCCCCTTGAGAAATAAAGACTTTTCGACAAGCGAAATAAGGGATGTGTAAAATACCGTTGGCGATGCTCAACTATCGGCCAAGCTATGGTATCCATCACATAACCGTAACGTGCATCCATTTTACGTATATTCGCCTGATATTCATCGAGTGTACTTACGATGTGAAAAGCATCGCGATTTTGTTGCCAAAATTCATTGCCACGATAAAATTTAACATCAGCTATAGCGGGTTCGGCAAGTTGTATTTTCACATTACGTTCGGCAGCTTCACGAAAAGTTTCAATCGGTTCTTCGTGTGGTGGTACCGTTAACCATTTAATCAGATTTGTCGAGAAGAAATTACCTATAATTCCACCGAGGAGAAAAATCAGTATAAATATTATGCGTCGGCTTATACATTTACCGCGTATAGCGGTAGATTGACAGAGCAGACCACGCAACAAATCCAATTCCCAGGGAATTATAAGCATTAGTAGTAAAGTACGATTCCAATGTATGCCCCTGCGTGCAAACTCCACCTGTATGGCACCAACAAAGCTCAGCAACCAAATGACGAAGAAAAGTCCCAGTAAAACAGCGGGTCGGAAGAACCTTATAAAGAACTGATACGTTTCTAATGGTGGCTCTACGGGCAGCATGGTAAACCATTGAAAGAATTCAACTGGATAAATATAACCATGAAGATTCATTTCCTTTTGTGGTGTCAATAAACTTGCGCCTACATCAATTGAACCGTTACGCGCCGCTTGCCGTATCTCTTCAGTGTAAACAACATGTTCGGTTGTAGAATTATAGTTATCGGGTAACCATAACTGGAAATTATATCTTTCGGCAAATTCAGCTATAAAGTGGCCAATATAACCGGCGATATAGAGTGTACCACGCTTACTGACGTAAAACATTGTATTCGGCTCGACTTGATCCACCAAAATGTTCAACTTCGTATCAGCAACATCGGCCAACCGATTCGGGTAGATGCAGGTGCTGTTGCGCATATCATGTGTTTCCAGCGCGAATTCGGGAAACTGATTGTACGAatgatatatatgtgtatgcgaAAAGTCCCGATGTAcgagtattatattaataagttTTACTTGCTGGCAGTGTTGGAAAAATGTTTCGATTTCCGATAAAGCGTCAGTAGAGAAATTCCTATTGTATATAGCCAAGATGTTTCTTAAGCGCATATGATGCAAACTTTGAGCGAATTTCAACAAGTGATCCTTATCGCT
This genomic interval carries:
- the LOC105213192 gene encoding uncharacterized protein LOC105213192 → MLFRLVRIVFFISACCLGVNNANLQNDFEHFSIFHSNNENFTRGIKELIERIQTEDRFVSYFLQRNHASDCVDEDLAKNFKLPFMQLNESKRVYVRGTGNSILLVILCISRLTDKDFLLKFAKQLQHIRSRRILVIHNDKLAASTRTEIETFFRNCMQVKFLHVILVHRDFTETNVFHSLNQFPEFELETRDLRTTASIYPNRFVNAKEKKLSVLADQIEPITMLYEKGDTLILEGYIGYFMKAFALKYNFRLWLPIVYEPSIVRVISMEEIRQAARNGSIDVGASLSTPQKEANLHEYIYPIEFFQWLTMLPVEPPLETYYFFISIFSPTSLIGIFLFSYCVCVLYGLQLKLRRKTLYWNRALLLLLLMPWHLDLLRGLLNQSTAMRLNSVTRRIIFILVFALGGTLNNFFSTKMVNWLTVPPHEQPIEKFREVAEHNLQIQIPEPDVAEIKFYRGEKFWKKYNRVFNVVKSVDEFQENIRKMDTRYGYLMNTLVWPIVEQRQRYFKNPLFRLSQNLYYTKGSLLSLPISENSIYKDLLSNFSLRSRESGLLDYWYSRTFYTMVSIGRFNLTDLSKKYTHEVLTLKEFEWVWITYGVGIGLSVLVFIFEWICYKFTNAHII
- the LOC105213191 gene encoding uncharacterized protein LOC105213191, which gives rise to METRFYGYFLFRNHPMDCVDPELPSNFALPFLQWNESHPVYVRSTGNSMILPIICVKHLSDKDHLLKFAQSLHHMRLRNILAIYNRNFSTDALSEIETFFQHCQQVKLINIILVHRDFSHTHIYHSYNQFPEFALETHDMRNSTCIYPNRLADVADTKLNILVDQVEPNTMFYVSKRGTLYIAGYIGHFIAEFAERYNFQLWLPDNYNSTTEHVVYTEEIRQAARNGSIDVGASLLTPQKEMNLHGYIYPVEFFQWFTMLPVEPPLETYQFFIRFFRPAVLLGLFFVIWLLSFVGAIQVEFARRGIHWNRTLLLMLIIPWELDLLRGLLCQSTAIRGNFFSTNLIKWLTVPPHEEPIETFREAAERNVKIQLAEPAIADVKFYRGNEFWQQNRDAFHIVSTLDEYQANIRKMDARYGYVMDTIAWPIVEHRQRYFTHPLFRLSKSLYFSRGSLLSLPIGENSIYKDLLSDFYLRSRESGLLRHWYDITFYLMVRFERFSLKDLSVEHKHEVLTLKEFEWVWLAFGVGMGFSLLTFLVELYWYHFCGRVQPPVVPYTF